Proteins co-encoded in one Anolis carolinensis isolate JA03-04 unplaced genomic scaffold, rAnoCar3.1.pri scaffold_9, whole genome shotgun sequence genomic window:
- the LOC100565405 gene encoding arylamine N-acetyltransferase, pineal gland isozyme NAT-10, which yields MNVEEYFARTGYKGSLEKLDLETLRAIFQHHIRAVPFENLSVHCGETITLDLEDVYEKIVRKRRGGWCMENNQLLLWVLQTLGFDTTPLGSYVYNPQQGEYETDMNHLIMKVVIDSTTYIVDGGYGSYYQMWEPMELVSGKDQPQTPGIFRFTEEKGTWYLEKVRRKQHVPDPDFSHLVGKVGCRNIYSFNLKPVTMEDFQPQCLNLQTSPNSLFTRKSICTLQTAVGFRALVGWTFSETTYGYEEDTDLVEFKALRDEEVEPTLREEFGISLERKLASINLPGNYDV from the coding sequence ATGAACGTGGAAGAGTATTTCGCGAGAACCGGCTACAAAGGCTCCCTGGAAAAGCTCGATCTGGAAACGCTGAGGGCCATCTTCCAGCACCACATCCGGGCCGTTCCCTTTGAAAACCTGAGCGTCCACTGCGGGGAGACCATCACGCTGGACCTGGAGGACGTCTACGAGAAGATCGTGCGCAAGAGGCGGGGTGGGTGGTGCATGGAGAACAACCAGCTGCTCCTTTGGGTTCTCCAGACCCTGGGGTTCGACACCACCCCCCTGGGGTCCTATGTCTACAACCCACAGCAAGGCGAATACGAGACGGACATGAACCACCTCATCATGAAGGTTGTAATTGACAGCACAACGTATATTGTTGACGGTGGTTACGGCTCCTACTACCAAATGTGGGAGCCGATGGAGCTGGTGTCCGGCAAAGACCAGCCTCAAACACCGGGGATCTTTCGCTTCACGGAAGAGAAGGGGACGTGGTACTTGGAGAAAGTCAGGAGGAAGCAACACGTTCCCGATCCCGACTTCAGCCATCTTGTAGGGAAGGTGGGATGCAGGAACATCTACTCGTTCAACCTGAAGCCGGTTACGATGGAGGACTTCCAGCCCCAATGTTTGAACCTCCAAACGTCCCCCAATTCCCTGTTTACACGCAAGTCCATCTGCACCCTCCAGACCGCGGTCGGCTTCCGGGCTCTGGTTGGGTGGACCTTCTCAGAGACCACGTACGGCTATGAGGAGGACACGGACCTGGTGGAGTTCAAGGCCTTGCGGGACGAGGAGGTGGAGCCGACCCTGCGAGAGGAGTTTGGCATCTCCTTGGAGAGGAAGCTGGCCTCGATTAACCTCCCCGGGAACTATGACGTCTAG
- the LOC100565208 gene encoding arylamine N-acetyltransferase, pineal gland isozyme NAT-10: MNVEEYFARTSYKGSLEKLDLETLTDIFQHHIRAVPFENLSVHCGETITLDLEDVYEKIVRKRRGGWCMENNQLLLWVLQTLGFDTTPLGSYVYNPQQGNYRTDMSHLIMKVVIDGTTYIVDGGYGSTYQMWEPMELVSGKDQPQTPGIFRFTEEKGTWYLEKVRRKQHVPDPDFSHLVGKVGRREIYYFNLKPVTMEDFQPQCLNLQTSPNSLFTRKSICTLQTAVGFRALVGWTFSETTYGYEEDTDLVEFKALRDEEVEPTLREEFGISLERKLVPINLPGNYDV, translated from the coding sequence ATGAACGTGGAAGAGTATTTCGCGAGAACCAGCTACAAAGGCTCCCTGGAAAAGCTCGATCTGGAAACGCTGACGGACATCTTCCAGCACCACATCCGGGCCGTTCCCTTTGAAAACCTGAGCGTCCACTGCGGGGAGACCATCACGCTGGACCTGGAGGACGTCTACGAGAAGATCGTGCGCAAGAGGCGGGGCGGGTGGTGCATGGAGAACAACCAGCTGCTCCTTTGGGTTCTCCAGACCCTGGGGTTCGACACCACCCCCCTGGGGTCCTATGTCTACAACCCGCAGCAAGGCAACTACAGGACGGACATGAGCCACCTCATCATGAAGGTTGTGATCGACGGCACAACGTATATTGTTGACGGTGGTTATGGCTCTACCTACCAAATGTGGGAGCCGATGGAGCTGGTGTCCGGCAAAGACCAGCCTCAAACACCGGGGATCTTTCGCTTCACGGAAGAGAAGGGGACGTGGTACTTGGAGAAAGTCAGGAGGAAGCAACACGTTCCCGATCCCGACTTCAGCCATCTTGTAGGGAAGGTGGGACGTAGGGAGATCTACTATTTCAACCTGAAGCCGGTTACGATGGAGGACTTCCAGCCCCAATGTTTGAACCTCCAAACGTCCCCCAATTCCCTGTTTACACGCAAGTCCATCTGCACCCTCCAGACCGCGGTCGGCTTCCGGGCTCTGGTTGGGTGGACCTTCTCAGAGACCACGTACGGCTATGAGGAGGACACGGACCTGGTGGAGTTCAAGGCCTTGCGGGACGAGGAGGTGGAGCCGACCCTGCGAGAGGAGTTTGGCATCTCCTTGGAGAGGAAGCTGGTCCCCATCAACCTCCCCGGGAACTATGACGTCTAG